The following DNA comes from Peribacillus sp. FSL E2-0218.
TATCGGCGATCCTTTCCAGCAACTGAATCGATTTACCCTTTGTCCTGCGAAGGTAAAGGGAGCTAAGAATGATTTCGCATGCAGTCAAGTTCCTGAAAAATTCATGACATAAGTAACCACCGTTCAAGTTATTTTATGGTATTATATACCTTATTATTCGAAAATAGTTCATTTAACCTAGAAGACACGGGCAGCAGAGAAAGAATCAATTAGCGGGGGGATGGAATTTGAAAGGGAAATCTGTACTGCCAATTGAATTGGCGGGATATTTAAAGCTGGGGGATGCCGTCATCATTACGGACCAAGATCATCGAATACTTGATATTAATCGTTATTATGAACAGACGACGGGATATACAAGGGACAGCATAATCGGTTTCAAAGCTGGTTTTTTAAAGTCAGGTATAACACCAGCAACTACCTACACATCTTTGAAAAACGAATTAAGGAACGGGAATCCCTGGTCAGGGGTATTGACCAATCGGAAGAAATCAGGTGACGTATGGCATTCCTCGATAACGATCACACCTGTTCAAGTGAAAAACAAGTCTTATTTCGTCGGGGTTTTTCGAGAATTGGAACAATTGAAGTAAGGAGTTTATCTTTCGGAAAAGAAAAGGACAGAGACGCAAAGGGAATTATTGAAGATCCTCGCCATTTCATGCGAAATTCGCGATCCAAGCATAGAGGAGCATTTATCGAGAGTGCAAACTTTAAGTGAAAAGCTTGTAATCGTACATAATAGGCGAATGCAACTGGGGATGTCTGAAAGAGATATTCATCATATCGCTCATGCGAGTATTCTGCATGATATCGGCAAGGCGGAGATTCCTGAAGGGATCCTATATAAACCTGGTCCATTGTCTCCGTATGAACGAACCATCATTGAGATGCATCCATTAATGGGAGCCGATATTTTGAATAAGATCTCTCGGGAAATAAACAATGAGTTCATCAGCAGTCTCGAAGTGGCGGAAAATATTATCCTCTATCATCATGAAAAATGGGATGGGACGGGATACCCCCATCATTTGAAAGGGGAGGAGATTCCATTGGAAGCAAGGATCACTGCGATTGTGGATGTGTTCGATGCCCTGACAAGCAGAAGGGCGTATAAAGACTCTTGGTCAGTGGGACGGGCATTATCCTTCTTGAACGAACAAAAAGGAAAGCATTTCGATCCAGACATGGTAGAGTCTTTCTTTGAATGTTTCGTCGAAAGGGAATAAAAGGAAAAAGGCTACGAAGCCATCCGCAGCAAGGAGGACATTACATAAGGAACTCGGCGAGGCCCCTGCGCAGCTGAATAATAATGGAAGGGAGGAGCCTTATAGCCGAAAGGAAGAAAGTGGAAATCCTGTTTCTTCGAATAAGTGTATTCTAGCGAATATTAGTAAAAAGAAAAGCCTATTGAATT
Coding sequences within:
- a CDS encoding PAS domain S-box protein; the encoded protein is MKGKSVLPIELAGYLKLGDAVIITDQDHRILDINRYYEQTTGYTRDSIIGFKAGFLKSGITPATTYTSLKNELRNGNPWSGVLTNRKKSGDVWHSSITITPVQVKNKSYFVGVFRELEQLK
- a CDS encoding HD domain-containing phosphohydrolase, coding for MKILAISCEIRDPSIEEHLSRVQTLSEKLVIVHNRRMQLGMSERDIHHIAHASILHDIGKAEIPEGILYKPGPLSPYERTIIEMHPLMGADILNKISREINNEFISSLEVAENIILYHHEKWDGTGYPHHLKGEEIPLEARITAIVDVFDALTSRRAYKDSWSVGRALSFLNEQKGKHFDPDMVESFFECFVERE